From Pelmatolapia mariae isolate MD_Pm_ZW linkage group LG1, Pm_UMD_F_2, whole genome shotgun sequence, one genomic window encodes:
- the ddias gene encoding DNA damage-induced apoptosis suppressor protein, protein MSYRRALVDCAVLSLQDPCVFYPCCRCCFSRIDVDQQDTTRCRCFKCGYKCLREQVDYRYRLSLRVARDGRIFGITVFGNSLKPFFGIHANELQRLVENLDRPVEQSRRLTLLVKAVEDCFIGRHFIFGIKVMEAESALWFGGPVPSGSSSKNAAQFVATQMILPKATGMGGCTVVSYFWILLQKASDSELVSADTSRISSLPATTPLLIHDHSPTSSFSDATLSASHLLPRLLQRSRYRDCTLTPTAQWQQSLGLVTSSAEQEEGCSTQECGDENRSQADKSITPYLAQRGCQENQKVAKDLAPFFSLQHSFYDSPSSEKGAGNSPSLKTWLRPSQYCQNSPKEKEFSTGQLTRTFSSSSLAWNDLPFSESLTEFLCEANKDFDTDRDTKQIQNVHWKEVKARNNLGNSSLISETSSCQRNAQITDRHLQALLDATNTPATSGCGSHDSASKECKNSVLFVKRSQARNIYSHGCYQVDGTASSLSFQKEEEEQLEGDAYNCSADLFGSSVTINLETERFTMHAEAVGDGMEACSQFSKADEHHLIYENANATQSTPDKGKFKKSKCRESLIPQDTKEFDFVPPSQSTPIVKLGVVSYSRVDLYKSVTGEFSSQPVNQKSFNANLHEMESKNNSVHKLNCGNADQALQSEMESVKENFVWRTTSSRHSHKLTPKRKFLKPVEHKNSLHSLQHLRVQGEALNRMSINCTARFIDVSECGYEDNEAIVPPTPASKIQQSVPIRKRKLTDNSNNFGSIECVLRKTENRDSEEVSERIHGSQICDCSRDLFSDSF, encoded by the exons ATGTCTTATAGACGGGCACTGGTGGATTGTGCGGTGTTGTCTCTGCAAGATCCCTGTGTGTTTTATCCGTGTTGCAGATGCTGTTTCTCCAGGATTGATGTTGACCAGCAGGACACTACGAG ATGCAGATGCTTCAAGTGTGGTTACAAGTGTCTGAGAGAACAGGTGGATTACAGGTACCGTCTCTCACTGAGGGTGGCCCGGGACGGACGTATATTCGGGATAACAGTATTTGGAAACAGCTTGAAACCATTCTTTGGCATTCATGCAAATGAATTACAAAG ATTGGTGGAAAACTTGGACAGACCCGTGGAACAATCTAGAAGACTCACATTGCTGGTGAAGGCAGTCGAGGACTGTTTCATTGGCAGACATTTCATTTTTGGTATAAAG GTGATGGAAGCAGAAAGTGCACTTTGGTTTGGAGGACCTGTTCCAAGTGGCTCCAGCAGTAAAAATGCAGCACAGTTTGTTGCTACTCAGATGATTCTTCCCAAAGCAACGGGAATGGGAGGATGCACCGTGGTCAGTTATTTTTGGATTCTTCTTCAGAAAGCTTCTGACTCTGAACTTGTATCTGCTGATACCAGCAGAATCTCCAGTCTTCCAGCAACAACCCCGCTCCTCATTCATGATCATTCTCCAACTAGCAGCTTTAGTGATGCCACACTATCTGCCTCTCATCTTTTGCCCCGATTACTTCAAAG ATCACGTTACAGAGACTGCACCCTTACTCCCACAGCTCAATGGCAGCAATCACTTGGACTGGTTACCTCATCAGCAGAGCAGGAAGAAGGCTGCAGTACCCAGGAATGTGGAGATGAAAACAGAAGTCAGGCTGACAAAAGCATAACACCATATCTTGCACAGAGGGGCTGCCAGGAAAACCAAAAAGTGGCAAAGGACTTGGCTCCTTTTTTCTCATTGCAGCACAGTTTTTATGATAGTCCATCATCTGAGAAGGGAGCTGGAAACAGCCCTAGCCTAAAGACTTGGTTAAGGCCGTCCCAGTATTGTCAGAATAGCCCTAAAGAAAAGGAGTTTTCTACTGGACAGCTCACCAGAACATTTTCATCAAGCTCATTGGCTTGGAATGATTTGCCTTTCTCTGAAAGTCTGACAGAGTTTTTATGTGAAGCCAATAAAGATTTTGACACTGATAGAGATACGAAACAAATTCAGAATGTTCACTGGAAGGAAGTAAAGGCAAGAAATAACCTGGGAAACAGCAGCTTAATAAGTGAAACATCATCTTGCCAAAGAAATGCACAAATAACAGACAGGCATTTGCAAGCATTGTTGGATGCCACTAATACGCCTGCAACAAGTGGATGTGGCTCACATGATTCAGCCAGCAAAGAATGCAAGAACTCTGTTCTGTTTGTCAAAAGGAGTCAAGCTAGAAACATTTATTCCCATGGGTGTTATCAGGTGGATGGCACAGCTAGTTCACTGTCTTTTcaaaaggaggaagaagagcagCTTGAGGGGGATGCCTACAACTGTTCAGCAGATCTGTTTGGTAGCTCAGTCACGATCAATCTGGAAACGGAGAGGTTCACCATGCATGCAGAAGCCGTCGGTGATGGCATGGAAGCTTGCTCACAGTTTTCCAAGGCAGACGAGCATCATCTGATTTATGAAAATGCGAATGCGACACAATCAACACCAGATaaagggaaatttaaaaaaagtaaatgcaGGGAGAGTTTGATTCCACAAGACACAAAAGAATTTGACTTTGTCCCTCCCTCTCAGTCCACACCCATTGTAAAACTAGGCGTTGTATCATACTCACGTGTTGACTTGTACAAAAGTGTGACAGGTGAATTCAGTTCACAGCCTGTCAATCAAAAAAGTTTTAATGCAAATTTACATGAAATGGAGAGTAAAAACAATTCTGTTCATAAACTGAACTGTGGTAATGCTGACCAGGCTTTGCAGAGTGAGATGGAATCTGTCAAAGAAAACTTTGTGTGGAGAACTACATCCAGCAGGCACAGCCACAAACTTACTCCCAAAAGAAAATTCTTGAAACCAGTCGAGCATAAAAACAGTCTACATTCTCTGCAGCACCTTAGGGTGCAGGGAGAGGCTCTAAACCGCATGTCAATCAACTGTACAGCAAGATTTATTGATGTGTCAGAGTGTGGTTATGAGGACAATGAAGCAATTGTTCCTCCTACACCTGCGAGTAAAATCCAACAAAGTGTGCCAATCcgaaaaagaaagctgacagaCAACAGCAACAATTTTGGTTCCATAGAGTGTGTgctgagaaagacagaaaatcgTGACAGTGAAGAAGTTAGCGAAAGGATTCATGGGAGCCAGATATGTGACTGCTCTAGAGATCTGTTCTCTGACTCTTtctga